One segment of Gloeocapsopsis sp. IPPAS B-1203 DNA contains the following:
- a CDS encoding ABC transporter transmembrane domain-containing protein, which produces MQESKSDRLSHNLSGIATIKSFTAEAYERDRVYTESDAYRRSNHRAIALSVAFQPVLRFFILLGFVMTLYLGGREVLQGRLTVGTYGFMVFIVFIFL; this is translated from the coding sequence GCCTCTCTCACAACCTTTCTGGCATTGCTACAATCAAGAGCTTTACCGCTGAAGCCTACGAGCGCGATCGGGTTTACACCGAAAGTGATGCCTACCGTCGCAGTAATCACAGAGCGATCGCCCTGAGTGTTGCCTTTCAACCAGTGTTGCGATTCTTCATCCTGCTAGGGTTTGTGATGACGCTGTACTTAGGCGGTCGAGAAGTCCTTCAAGGTCGCCTCACTGTAGGTACTTACGGCTTCATGGTGTTTATCGTTTTTATATTCCTCTAA